The genomic stretch ATTTCTTGTCTGTCCCCATGTCCTCGGCCAGTGCGGCGACGAGTTGGGTCTTTGTCATTGGTTTTGCCATTTTATGGTCTCCTTCGTCCGCCCGAATTATAGGGCCTCACGCCCGTAGAGTAACGGAATGTTGTATATGAACACAACGAATAGTGGTCCAAGACAAGCGGTAATCGTTCATTTTCCGCTTATTCCTGCCGATTTTTCTAAGATTTTGCCGATCAGAGGAAGGCCGTCTCGTCAAAAGACCGCAATTTCCGGCTGTGGATACGTTCCAGTGGCATCTTGCGCAACCGCTCCATGGCGCGAATTCCGATCATCAGATGGCGTTGCACCTGCGTGGTATAGAACTCTGACGCCATGCCGGGCAGCTTCAATTCGCCGTGCAATGGCTTGTCAGAGACGCACAGCAAGGTGCCATATGGCACGCGGAACCGGTAACCGTTGGCGGCAATCGTGGCGCTTTCCATGTCCAACGCGACCGCGCGCGATTGCGACAGGCGGGCGACGGGGCCGGACTGGTCGCGCAGTTCCCAGTTCCGGTTGTCGATGGTGGCGACAGTGCCCGTTCGCATGATCCGCTTCAGGTCGAATCCTTCCAGCGCCGTCACCTCGCCCACCGCTTGTTCCAGCGCGATCTGGATTTCAGCCAGTGCGGGGATCGGAATCCACACTGGCAGGTCGTCGTCCAGAACGTGATCTTCGCGCAGATAGGCGTGGGCCAGCACAAAGTCGCCCAAGGCCTGCGAATTGCGCAGGCCGGCACAGTGTCCGACCATCAGCCACGCGTGGGGGCGCAGCACCGCGATATGGTCGGTTGCGGTTTTGGCGTTGGACGGACCGATGCCGATGTTCACCAGCGTGATGCCGCTGCCGTCCTTCCGCTTGAGGTGGTAGGTCGGCATTTGCGGCATCTTCACCGGCTCTGTCAGCGGCTGGTCACCTGCCGTGATCACCGCGTTGCCGGTCGAGACAAAGGCAGTATAGCCGCTGTCGGGATCATCCAGTTGCGCGCGGGCAAATGCCTCAAACTCCGAGACATAGAACTGGTAGTTGGTGAACAGCACAAAGTTCTGGAAATGCTCGGGATCGGTGGCGGTGTAATGGGCCAGCCGCGCCAGCGAATAGTCGACACGCTGGGCGGTGAACGGGGCCAGTGGGCCGACGCCATCCGCCGAGGTGTAGGTGCCGTTCACGATGTCATCGTTGGTGGTCGACAGGTCCGGCACGTCAAAGACATCGCGCAGGGTAAAGTCGGCAGCGCCCTGTTGCGGCACCTGAATGGCGGCGTCCGATCCTA from Pseudosulfitobacter sp. DSM 107133 encodes the following:
- a CDS encoding AMP nucleosidase; protein product: MTRILTPDDGHPRSFTDATAAVDYLQELYTAATTFLRTQFLSAMSEGAPDARVRAFYPEVRVTTLSYAQVDTRLSFGHVPTPGIYAATITRPDLFRNYLIQQIGLLIDHHGQPVHIGASDTPIPVHFAVGSDAAIQVPQQGAADFTLRDVFDVPDLSTTNDDIVNGTYTSADGVGPLAPFTAQRVDYSLARLAHYTATDPEHFQNFVLFTNYQFYVSEFEAFARAQLDDPDSGYTAFVSTGNAVITAGDQPLTEPVKMPQMPTYHLKRKDGSGITLVNIGIGPSNAKTATDHIAVLRPHAWLMVGHCAGLRNSQALGDFVLAHAYLREDHVLDDDLPVWIPIPALAEIQIALEQAVGEVTALEGFDLKRIMRTGTVATIDNRNWELRDQSGPVARLSQSRAVALDMESATIAANGYRFRVPYGTLLCVSDKPLHGELKLPGMASEFYTTQVQRHLMIGIRAMERLRKMPLERIHSRKLRSFDETAFL